The following proteins are co-located in the Anser cygnoides isolate HZ-2024a breed goose chromosome 2, Taihu_goose_T2T_genome, whole genome shotgun sequence genome:
- the LOC136790061 gene encoding uncharacterized protein produces the protein MAQDNVSLALSCIQVQLWMQATAALIIREGSEGIFPAEVRKIVWDNANDFEKKFQSWWTLVNFTYDPIINMATAFVLSIRNATVYVIHPIVALGLNHEETVLYPSEHRTWAQMKNGKWQSVNLESCVTREQQGFICESNTIDAQDVCLDTEQGVCHFEIHPNTSQKTVLVYIGQGCVCLRTACAFVEVDKENITLPSKNHSNFCICNFVRIIGCDFLYSAPVVSHQLIKSNHTMYHKLLPTPIGMNLTLVKQLLKHQDLIKILKGIQEDGEKTLITVHHDTKEINRVLQRVKQDTDHSWWDKLFGWSPTATGILNTLCHPIIVLLMLVGISLILSFVILVWNWKLLQRMAILASLTKVHGKVLRDTYRRGWEEEFLYSERSLPT, from the coding sequence ATGGCCCAAGATAATGTATCCTTAGCTCTTAGTTGTATACAGGTACAGTTATGGATGCAGGCAACGGCTGCCTTGATCATTAGGGAAGGAAGTGAAGGCATTTTTCCGGCTGAAGTCCGAAAGATTGTTTGGGACAATGCcaatgattttgaaaagaagttCCAATCTTGGTGGACTCTGGTAAATTTTACCTATGATCCCATTATTAACATGGCTACTGCCTTTGTGCTTTCTATACGTAATGCTACAGTTTATGTTATCCACCCCATTGTTGCACTAGGGTTAAATCATGAGGAAACAGTGCTCTATCCTTCGGAGCATAGAACCTGGGCCCAGATGAAGAACGGGAAATGGCAGTCTGTGAATCTAGAATCATGTGTTACCCGGGAACAACAAGGATTTATTTGTGAGAGCAACACAATTGATGCTCAGGATGTCTGTCTTGACACTGAGCAAGGTGTTTGccactttgaaattcatccaaatactAGTCAAAAGACTGTGCTTGTATATATTGGtcaaggctgtgtgtgtttaagaactgcttgtgcttttgtagAAGTAGATAAGGAAAACATAACTCTACCTAGCAAAAATCACtctaacttttgtatttgtaactttgttAGAATCATCGGGTGtgattttttatattcagcACCAGTGGTATCCCACCAgttgatcaagtccaaccacaCAATGTATCACAAGTTATTACCCACACCTATTGGGATGAACCTCACGCTAGTGAAGCAATTACTTAAACACCAAGACctgatcaaaattttaaaaggcattcagGAAGATGGAGAGAAGACTTTAATCACTGTCCACCAtgatacaaaagaaataaacagagtttTGCAAAGAGTAAAACAAGACACAGATCATAGCTGGTGGGACAAACTCTTTGGATGGTCGCCAACTGCAACTGGGATTTTGAACACATTGTGTCACCCAATTATTGTTCTATTGATGTTAGTTGGTATAAGTTTAATATTGTCTTTTGTAATACTTGTTTGGAATTGGAAATTGTTACAACGAATGGCAATATTAGCTTCCCTGACGAAAGTACATGGCAAGGTATTGAGGGATACATATCGTAGAGGCTGGgaagaagaatttttgtattCGGAAAGGTCTCTACCGACATAG